A part of Neovison vison isolate M4711 chromosome 6, ASM_NN_V1, whole genome shotgun sequence genomic DNA contains:
- the LOC122908758 gene encoding endothelin-converting enzyme 2 isoform X1, translating into MMEYKRTTLREEDAPETPVEGGASPDAVEVGFRKRTRDFLGSHTQLELVLAAVSLLLAALLLGCLVALGVQYHRDPSHSTCLTEACVRVAGKILESLDRGVSPCEDFYQFSCGGWIQRNPLPDGRSRWNTFNSLWDQNQAILKHLLENTTFNSSSEAERKTQRFYLSCLQVERIEDLGAQPLRDLIDKIGGWNITGPWDQDNFMEVLKAVAGTYRATPFFTVYVSADSKSSNSNVIQVDQSGLFLPSRDYYLNRTANEKVLTAYLDYMEELGMLLGGRPGSTREQMQQVLELEVQLANITVPQDQRRDEEKIYHKMSIAELQGLASSVNWLEFLSFLLSPLELGDSEPVVVYGTDYLQQVSELINHTEPSVLNNYLIWNLVQKTTSSLDHRFESAQEKLLETLYGTKKSCTPRWQTCISNTDDALGFALGSLFVKATFDRQSKEIAEGMISEIRTAFEEALGQLVWMDEKTRRAAKEKADAIYDMIGFPDFILEPKELDDIYDGYEVSEDSFFQNMLNLYNFSAKVMADQLRKPPSRDQWSMTPQTVNAYYLPTKNEIVFPAGILQAPFYTRNHPKALNFGGIGVVMGHELTHAFDDQGREYDKEGNLRPWWQNESLAAFRNHTACMEEQYSQYQVHGERLNGRQTLGENIADNGGLKAAYNAYKAWLRKHGEEQRLPAVGLTNHQLFFVGFAQVWCSVRTPESSHEGLVTDPHSPARFRVLGTLSNSRDFLRHFGCPVGSPMNPGQLCEVW; encoded by the exons ATGATGGAGTACAAACGGACCACGCTGCGGGAGGAAGACGCACCTGAGACCCCCGTAGAGGGCGGGGCCTCCCCGGACGCTGTGGAG GTGGGATTCCGGAAGAGGACAAGAGACTTCTTGGGTTCCCACACCCAGTTGGAGTTGGTCTTAGCAGCTGTCTCCCTACTGCTGGCTGCACTGCTGCTTGGCTGCTTAGTGGCCCTGGGGGTCCAGTACCACAGAG ACCCATCCCACAGCACTTGCCTCACAGAGGCCTGCGTTCGAGTGGCTGGAAaaatcctggagtccctggaccGTGGGGTAAGTCCGTGTGAGGACTTTTACCAGTTTTCCTGTGGAGGCTGGATTCAGAGAAATCCTCTGCCTGATGGGCGTTCTCGCTGGAACACCTTCAACAGCCTCTGGGACCAGAACCAGGCCATCCTGAAGCACCTGCTGG AAAACACCACGTTCAACTCCAGCAGCGAAGCTGAGCGGAAGACACAGCGTTTCTACCTCTCCTGCCTGCAGGTGGAGCGCATTGAAGACCTGGGAGCCCAGCCACTTCGAGACCTCATTGACAAG ATCGGTGGTTGGAACATTACCGGGCCCTGGGACCAGGACAACTTCATGGAAGTGCTGAAGGCAGTAGCAGGGACCTACAGGGCCACCCCTTTCTTCACGGTGTATGTCAGTGCTGACTCCAAGAGTTCCAACAGCAATGTTATCCAG GTGGACCAATCTGGGCTCTTTCTCCCCTCTCGAGATTACTACCTAAACAGGACCGCCAATGAGAAA GTCCTGACTGCCTACCTGGACTACATGGAGGAACTGGGGATGCTGCTGGGTGGGCGCCCAGGCTCCACGCGGGAGCAGATGCAGCAGGTGCTAGAGCTGGAGGTCCAGCTGGCCAACATCACCGTGCCCCAGGACCAGAGGCGGGATGAGGAGAAGATCTACCACAAGATGAGCATCGCGGAACTGCAG GGCCTGGCATCCTCCGTGAActggctggagtttctgtccttccTGCTGTCACCACTGGAGCTGGGTGACTCTGAGCCCGTGGTGGTGTATGGGACGGATTATTTGCAGCAGGTGTCAGAGCTCATCAACCACACagaaccaag CGTCCTGAACAATTACCTGATTTGGAACCTGGTACAGAAGACAACCTCAAGCCTGGACCATCGCTTTGAGTCTGCACAGGAGAAACTGCTGGAGACCCTCTATGGCACGAAGAAG TCCTGCACGCCAAGGTGGCAGACCTGCATCTCCAACACGGACGACGCACTTGGCTTCGCTTTGGGCTCCCTCTTTGTGAAGGCCACGTTTGACCGGCAAAGCAAGGAAATC GCTGAGGGGATGATCAGCGAGATCAGGACAGCCTTCGAGGAGGCCCTGGGGCAGCTGGTTTGGATGGACGAGAAGACCCGCCGGGCAGCCAAGGAGAAA GCCGACGCTATATATGATATGATTGGTTTCCCGGACTTCATCCTGGAGCCCAAAGAGCTGGATGATATTTATGATGGG TATGAAGTCTCTGAAGATTCCTTCTTCCAGAACATGTTGAATTTGTACAATTTCTCTGCTAAGGTGATGGCTGACCAGCTCCGCAAGCCTCCCAGCCGGGACCA GTGGAGCATGACCCCCCAGACAGTGAATGCCTACTACCTTCCAACCAAGAACGAAATCGTCTTCCCTGCCGGCATCCTGCAGGCCCCCTTCTATACCCGTAACCACCCCAA GGCCCTAAACTTTGGTGGCATCGGTGTGGTGATGGGCCATGAGCTGACACATGCCTTTGATGACCAAG GGCGCGAATATGACAAGGAAGGGAACCTGCGGCCCTGGTGGCAGAATGAGTCCCTGGCGGCCTTCCGGAACCACACAGCCTGCATGGAGGAGCAGTACAGCCAGTACCAAGTCCACGGGGAGAGGCTCAACGGCCGCCAGACACTGGGAGAGAACATCGCTGACAATGGGGGACTTAAGGCTGCCTATAAT GCTTACAAAGCGTGGCTGAGGAAGCACGGGGAGGAGCAGCGCTTGCCAGCTGTGGGGCTCACCAATCACCAGCTCTTCTTTGTGGGATTTGCCCAG GTGTGGTGCTCAGTCCGCACACCCGAGAGCTCTCACGAGGGGCTGGTGACCGACCCCCACAGCCCTGCCCGCTTCCGTGTGCTGGGCACTCTCTCCAACTCCCGTGACTTCCTGCGGCACTTCGGCTGCCCTGTTGGCTCCCCCATGAACCCAGGGCAGCTGTGTGAGGTGTGGTAG